Proteins encoded together in one Carassius auratus strain Wakin unplaced genomic scaffold, ASM336829v1 scaf_tig00002576, whole genome shotgun sequence window:
- the LOC113069927 gene encoding trichohyalin isoform X7 translates to MDREKDSKTERKGGPSGDILPDNARKEDDEDTGTPSCQPRDPVQKETDPGAESIHDRKEESVRSGEAEKKQTESLLNIPKTEDEEEEEEEEMASDKHEEEVKRDENVQPQITVPVNNKDTGKPSFQPPDPVQKETDPGSVSRYDRKEESVRSGEAEKKQTESLLNIPKTEDEEEEEEEEIASDKHEEELKRDENVQPQITVPVNNKDTGKPSFQPPDPVQKETDPGSVSRHDRKEESVRSGEAEKKQTESLLNIPKTEDEEKEEEEEEMASDKHEEEVKRDENVQPQITVPVNNKDTGKPSFQPPDPVQNETDPGSVSRHDRKEESVRSGEAEKKQTEKTTEKQHHSGTEPKIDREGEICRKPEKSEDLSGDSLSVNEPKEDGPSGDILPDDAQSLLNIPKTEDEEEEEEEEMASDKHEEELKRDENVQPQITVPVNNKDTGKPSFQPPDPVQKETDPGSVSRYDRKEESVRSGEAEKKQTESLLNIPKTEDEEEEEEEEMASDKHEEEVKRDDNVQPQITVPVNNKDTGKPSFQPPDPVQKETDPGSVSRYDRKEESVRSGEAEKKQTESLLNIPRTEDEEKEEEEEMASDKHEEEVKRDDNVQPQITVPVNNKDTGKPSFQPPDPVQKETDPGSVSRHDRKEESVRSGEAEKKQTEKTTEKQHHSGTEPKIDREGEICRKPEKSEDLSGDSLSVNEPKEDGPSGDILPDDAQSLLNIPKTEDEEKEEEEEMASDKHEEEVKRDENVQPQITVPVNNKDTGKPSFQPPDPVQKETDPGSVSRHDRKEESVRSGEAEKKQTEKTTEKQHHSGTEPKIDREGEICRKPEKSEDLSGDSLSVNEPKEDGPSGDILPDNAQSLLNIPRTEDEEKEEGGEMASNKHEEEVKRDENVQPQITVPVNNKTIWTTAVVILIAVVCALCQRSPDSTSSKTKEVNVVDLFNQEMKKLETTFPNQHPELWRRSLIHLRRHLKMKNPTEPVSLILTSDRRAEKTLGCLALGLARAFSTAHNSSVLKINGKNKASQDSDQVKLDIDSELRKAFEGKKSAAVIHHFEELPPGSTLIFYRYCDHENAAYKDVFLAFTVMLDAEVELPSSVSLGRVEEMVQEHIKNKFVSSDKSAMFNQMDVDKLGGLWSRISHLILPVAAEKKFEEQGCGDWDNSTNSF, encoded by the exons ATGGACAGAGAAAAGGACAGTAAAACAGAGAGAAAAGGAG GCCCGTCAGGTGATATTTTGCCAGATAATGCACGTAAGGAAGATGATG AGGACACAGGAACGCCTTCCTGTCAACCTCGAGACCCTGTGCAGAAAGAAACTGACCCTGGGGCTGAGTCAATACATGATAGAAAAGAGGAAAGTGTGAGGAGCGGTGAAGCTGAGAAGAAACAaacag AATCCCTTCTTAATATCCCAaagactgaagatgaagaagaagaagaagaagaagagatggCAAGCGATAAACATGAGGAAGAAGTGAAGAGGGATGAGAACGTCCAACCACAGATCACTGTGCCAGTGAATAATA AGGACACAGGAAAGCCTTCCTTTCAACCTCCAGACCCTGTGCAGAAAGAAACTGACCCTGGGTCTGTGTCAAGATATGATAGAAAAGAGGAAAGTGTGAGGAGCGGTGAAGCTGAGAAGAAACAAacag AATCCCTTCTTAATATCCCAaagactgaagatgaagaagaagaagaagaagaagagatagCAAGCGATAAACATGAGGAAGAATTGAAGAGGGATGAGAACGTCCAACCACAGATCACTGTGCCAGTGAATAATA AGGACACAGGAAAGCCTTCCTTTCAACCTCCAGACCCTGTGCAGAAAGAAACTGACCCTGGGTCTGTGTCAAGACATGATAGAAAAGAGGAAAGTGTGAGGAGCGGTGAAGCTGAGAAGAAACAAACAG AATCCCTTCTTAATATCCCAaagactgaagatgaagaaaaagaagaagaagaagaagagatggCAAGCGATAAACATGAGGAAGAAGTGAAGAGGGATGAGAACGTCCAACCACAGATCACTGTGCCAGTGAATAATA AGGACACAGGAAAGCCTTCCTTTCAACCTCCAGACCCTGTGCAGAATGAAACTGACCCTGGGTCTGTGTCAAGACATGATAGAAAAGAGGAAAGTGTGAGGAGCGGTGAAGCTGAGAAGAAACAAacag AGAAGACGACTGAGAAACAACATCACTCTGGCACAGAACCAAAAATAGACAGGGAGGGAGAAATTTGCCGTAAACCTGAGAAAAGTGAAG ATCTGTCAGGTGATTCTTTGTCAGTTAATGAACCTAAAGAGGATG GCCCGTCAGGTGATATTTTGCCAGATGATGCAC AATCCCTTCTTAATATCCCAaagactgaagatgaagaagaagaagaagaagaagagatggCAAGCGATAAACATGAGGAAGAATTGAAGAGGGATGAGAACGTCCAACCACAGATCACTGTGCCAGTGAATAATA AGGACACAGGAAAGCCTTCCTTTCAACCTCCAGACCCTGTGCAGAAAGAAACTGACCCTGGGTCTGTGTCAAGATATGATAGAAAAGAGGAAAGTGTGAGGAGCGGTGAAGCTGAGAAGAAACAAacag AATCCCTTCTTAATATCCCAaagactgaagatgaagaagaagaagaagaagaagagatggCAAGCGATAAACATGAGGAAGAAGTGAAGAGGGATGATAACGTCCAACCACAGATCACTGTGCCAGTGAATAATA AGGACACAGGAAAGCCTTCCTTTCAACCTCCAGACCCTGTGCAGAAAGAAACTGACCCTGGGTCTGTGTCAAGATATGATAGAAAAGAGGAAAGTGTGAGGAGCGGTGAAGCTGAGAAGAAACAAacag AATCCCTTCTTAATATCCCaaggactgaagatgaagaaaaagaagaagaagaagagatggCAAGCGATAAACATGAGGAAGAAGTGAAGAGGGATGATAACGTCCAACCACAGATCACTGTGCCAGTGAATAATA AGGACACAGGAAAGCCTTCCTTTCAACCTCCAGACCCTGTGCAGAAAGAAACTGACCCTGGGTCTGTGTCAAGACATGATAGAAAAGAGGAAAGTGTGAGGAGCGGTGAAGCTGAGAAGAAACAAACAG AGAAGACGACTGAGAAACAACATCACTCTGGCACAGAACCAAAAATAGACAGGGAGGGAGAAATTTGCCGTAAACCTGAGAAAAGTGAAG ATCTGTCAGGTGATTCTTTGTCAGTTAATGAACCTAAAGAGGATG GCCCGTCAGGTGATATTTTGCCAGATGATGCAC AATCCCTTCTTAATATCCCAaagactgaagatgaagaaaaagaagaagaagaagagatggCAAGCGATAAACATGAGGAAGAAGTGAAGAGGGATGAGAACGTCCAACCACAGATCACTGTGCCAGTGAATAATA AGGACACAGGAAAGCCTTCCTTTCAACCTCCAGACCCTGTGCAGAAAGAAACTGACCCTGGGTCTGTGTCAAGACATGATAGAAAAGAGGAAAGTGTGAGGAGCGGTGAAGCTGAGAAGAAACAAACAG AGAAGACGACTGAGAAACAACATCACTCTGGCACAGAACCAAAAATAGACAGGGAGGGAGAAATTTGCCGTAAACCTGAGAAAAGTGAAG ATCTGTCAGGTGATTCTTTGTCAGTTAATGAACCTAAAGAGGATG GCCCGTCAGGTGATATTTTGCCAGATAATGCAC AATCCCTTCTTAATATCCCaaggactgaagatgaagaaaaagaagaaggagGAGAGATGGCAAGCAATAAACATGAGGAAGAAGTGAAGAGGGATGAGAACGTCCAACCACAGATCACTGTGCCAGTGAATAATA AAACTATTTGGACTACAGCTGTTGTCATTCTGATAGCTGTGGTTTGTGCATTATGTCAGCGTAGTCCTGACTCAACTTCATCTAAAACAAAGGAGGTTAATGTGGTGGACCTGTTCAATCAGGAAATGAAAAAACTTGAGACCACCTTTCCAAATCAGCATCCAGAGCTCTGGAGGAGGAGCCTTATTCATCTCAGGCGCCACCTAAAGATGAAGAACCCTACTGAACCCGTCAGCCTGATTCTGACATCCGACCGCAGAGCTGAAAAGACACTTGGTTGCCTGGCCCTAGGCTTGGCCAGAGCCTTTTCTACTGCCCATAATTCTTCAGTTCTGaagattaatggcaaaaacaaagCATCACAAGACAGCGATCAGGTCAAGCTGGACATTGATAGTGAATTGAGAAAAGCCTTTGAGGGTAAAAAGTCTGCTGCAGTTATCCACCATTTTGAGGAGCTTCCTCCTGGATCTACTCTTATCTTCTACCGTTACTGCGACCATGAGAACGCAGCTTATAAAGATGTCTTCCTGGCCTTTACTGTAATGCTGGATGCAGAAGTGGAATTGCCATCCAGTGTCAGTCTAGGAAGAGTTGAGGAGATGGTTCAAGAGCACATAAAAAACAAGTTTGTCTCCTCTGACAAGTCCGCTATGTTTAATCAAATGGATGTTGACAAACTAGGTGGACTGTGGAGCCGAATTTCACATCTCATTTTGCCAGTGGCTGCAGAAAAGAAATTTGAAGAGCAGGGCTGTGGGGATTGGGACAATTCCACAAATTccttttaa
- the LOC113069927 gene encoding trichohyalin isoform X8, translating to MDREKDSKTERKGGPSGDILPDNARKEDDEDTGTPSCQPRDPVQKETDPGAESIHDRKEESVRSGEAEKKQTESLLNIPKTEDEEEEEEEEMASDKHEEEVKRDENVQPQITVPVNNKDTGKPSFQPPDPVQKETDPGSVSRYDRKEESVRSGEAEKKQTESLLNIPKTEDEEEEEEEEIASDKHEEELKRDENVQPQITVPVNNKDTGKPSFQPPDPVQKETDPGSVSRHDRKEESVRSGEAEKKQTESLLNIPKTEDEEKEEEEEEMASDKHEEEVKRDENVQPQITVPVNNKDTGKPSFQPPDPVQNETDPGSVSRHDRKEESVRSGEAEKKQTEKTTEKQHHSGTEPKIDREGEICRKPEKSEDLSGDSLSVNEPKEDGPSGDILPDDAQSLLNIPKTEDEEEEEEEEMASDKHEEELKRDENVQPQITVPVNNKDTGKPSFQPPDPVQKETDPGSVSRYDRKEESVRSGEAEKKQTESLLNIPKTEDEEEEEEEEMASDKHEEEVKRDDNVQPQITVPVNNKDTGKPSFQPPDPVQKETDPGSVSRYDRKEESVRSGEAEKKQTEKTTEKQHHSGTEPKIDREGEICRKPEKSEDLSGDSLSVNEPKEDGPSGDILPDNAQSLLNIPRTEDEEKEEEEEMASDKHEEEVKRDDNVQPQITVPVNNKDTGKPSFQPPDPVQKETDPGSVSRHDRKEESVRSGEAEKKQTEKTTEKQHHSGTEPKIDREGEICRKPEKSEDLSGDSLSVNEPKEDGPSGDILPDDAQSLLNIPKTEDEEKEEEEEMASDKHEEEVKRDENVQPQITVPVNNKDTGKPSFQPPDPVQKETDPGSVSRHDRKEESVRSGEAEKKQTESLLNIPRTEDEEKEEGGEMASNKHEEEVKRDENVQPQITVPVNNKTIWTTAVVILIAVVCALCQRSPDSTSSKTKEVNVVDLFNQEMKKLETTFPNQHPELWRRSLIHLRRHLKMKNPTEPVSLILTSDRRAEKTLGCLALGLARAFSTAHNSSVLKINGKNKASQDSDQVKLDIDSELRKAFEGKKSAAVIHHFEELPPGSTLIFYRYCDHENAAYKDVFLAFTVMLDAEVELPSSVSLGRVEEMVQEHIKNKFVSSDKSAMFNQMDVDKLGGLWSRISHLILPVAAEKKFEEQGCGDWDNSTNSF from the exons ATGGACAGAGAAAAGGACAGTAAAACAGAGAGAAAAGGAG GCCCGTCAGGTGATATTTTGCCAGATAATGCACGTAAGGAAGATGATG AGGACACAGGAACGCCTTCCTGTCAACCTCGAGACCCTGTGCAGAAAGAAACTGACCCTGGGGCTGAGTCAATACATGATAGAAAAGAGGAAAGTGTGAGGAGCGGTGAAGCTGAGAAGAAACAaacag AATCCCTTCTTAATATCCCAaagactgaagatgaagaagaagaagaagaagaagagatggCAAGCGATAAACATGAGGAAGAAGTGAAGAGGGATGAGAACGTCCAACCACAGATCACTGTGCCAGTGAATAATA AGGACACAGGAAAGCCTTCCTTTCAACCTCCAGACCCTGTGCAGAAAGAAACTGACCCTGGGTCTGTGTCAAGATATGATAGAAAAGAGGAAAGTGTGAGGAGCGGTGAAGCTGAGAAGAAACAAacag AATCCCTTCTTAATATCCCAaagactgaagatgaagaagaagaagaagaagaagagatagCAAGCGATAAACATGAGGAAGAATTGAAGAGGGATGAGAACGTCCAACCACAGATCACTGTGCCAGTGAATAATA AGGACACAGGAAAGCCTTCCTTTCAACCTCCAGACCCTGTGCAGAAAGAAACTGACCCTGGGTCTGTGTCAAGACATGATAGAAAAGAGGAAAGTGTGAGGAGCGGTGAAGCTGAGAAGAAACAAACAG AATCCCTTCTTAATATCCCAaagactgaagatgaagaaaaagaagaagaagaagaagagatggCAAGCGATAAACATGAGGAAGAAGTGAAGAGGGATGAGAACGTCCAACCACAGATCACTGTGCCAGTGAATAATA AGGACACAGGAAAGCCTTCCTTTCAACCTCCAGACCCTGTGCAGAATGAAACTGACCCTGGGTCTGTGTCAAGACATGATAGAAAAGAGGAAAGTGTGAGGAGCGGTGAAGCTGAGAAGAAACAAacag AGAAGACGACTGAGAAACAACATCACTCTGGCACAGAACCAAAAATAGACAGGGAGGGAGAAATTTGCCGTAAACCTGAGAAAAGTGAAG ATCTGTCAGGTGATTCTTTGTCAGTTAATGAACCTAAAGAGGATG GCCCGTCAGGTGATATTTTGCCAGATGATGCAC AATCCCTTCTTAATATCCCAaagactgaagatgaagaagaagaagaagaagaagagatggCAAGCGATAAACATGAGGAAGAATTGAAGAGGGATGAGAACGTCCAACCACAGATCACTGTGCCAGTGAATAATA AGGACACAGGAAAGCCTTCCTTTCAACCTCCAGACCCTGTGCAGAAAGAAACTGACCCTGGGTCTGTGTCAAGATATGATAGAAAAGAGGAAAGTGTGAGGAGCGGTGAAGCTGAGAAGAAACAAacag AATCCCTTCTTAATATCCCAaagactgaagatgaagaagaagaagaagaagaagagatggCAAGCGATAAACATGAGGAAGAAGTGAAGAGGGATGATAACGTCCAACCACAGATCACTGTGCCAGTGAATAATA AGGACACAGGAAAGCCTTCCTTTCAACCTCCAGACCCTGTGCAGAAAGAAACTGACCCTGGGTCTGTGTCAAGATATGATAGAAAAGAGGAAAGTGTGAGGAGCGGTGAAGCTGAGAAGAAACAAacag AGAAGACGACTGAGAAACAACATCACTCTGGCACAGAACCAAAAATAGACAGGGAGGGAGAAATTTGCCGTAAACCTGAGAAAAGTGAAG ATCTGTCAGGTGATTCTTTGTCAGTTAATGAACCTAAAGAGGATG GCCCGTCAGGTGATATTTTGCCAGATAATGCAC AATCCCTTCTTAATATCCCaaggactgaagatgaagaaaaagaagaagaagaagagatggCAAGCGATAAACATGAGGAAGAAGTGAAGAGGGATGATAACGTCCAACCACAGATCACTGTGCCAGTGAATAATA AGGACACAGGAAAGCCTTCCTTTCAACCTCCAGACCCTGTGCAGAAAGAAACTGACCCTGGGTCTGTGTCAAGACATGATAGAAAAGAGGAAAGTGTGAGGAGCGGTGAAGCTGAGAAGAAACAAACAG AGAAGACGACTGAGAAACAACATCACTCTGGCACAGAACCAAAAATAGACAGGGAGGGAGAAATTTGCCGTAAACCTGAGAAAAGTGAAG ATCTGTCAGGTGATTCTTTGTCAGTTAATGAACCTAAAGAGGATG GCCCGTCAGGTGATATTTTGCCAGATGATGCAC AATCCCTTCTTAATATCCCAaagactgaagatgaagaaaaagaagaagaagaagagatggCAAGCGATAAACATGAGGAAGAAGTGAAGAGGGATGAGAACGTCCAACCACAGATCACTGTGCCAGTGAATAATA AGGACACAGGAAAGCCTTCCTTTCAACCTCCAGACCCTGTGCAGAAAGAAACTGACCCTGGGTCTGTGTCAAGACATGATAGAAAAGAGGAAAGTGTGAGGAGCGGTGAAGCTGAGAAGAAACAAACAG AATCCCTTCTTAATATCCCaaggactgaagatgaagaaaaagaagaaggagGAGAGATGGCAAGCAATAAACATGAGGAAGAAGTGAAGAGGGATGAGAACGTCCAACCACAGATCACTGTGCCAGTGAATAATA AAACTATTTGGACTACAGCTGTTGTCATTCTGATAGCTGTGGTTTGTGCATTATGTCAGCGTAGTCCTGACTCAACTTCATCTAAAACAAAGGAGGTTAATGTGGTGGACCTGTTCAATCAGGAAATGAAAAAACTTGAGACCACCTTTCCAAATCAGCATCCAGAGCTCTGGAGGAGGAGCCTTATTCATCTCAGGCGCCACCTAAAGATGAAGAACCCTACTGAACCCGTCAGCCTGATTCTGACATCCGACCGCAGAGCTGAAAAGACACTTGGTTGCCTGGCCCTAGGCTTGGCCAGAGCCTTTTCTACTGCCCATAATTCTTCAGTTCTGaagattaatggcaaaaacaaagCATCACAAGACAGCGATCAGGTCAAGCTGGACATTGATAGTGAATTGAGAAAAGCCTTTGAGGGTAAAAAGTCTGCTGCAGTTATCCACCATTTTGAGGAGCTTCCTCCTGGATCTACTCTTATCTTCTACCGTTACTGCGACCATGAGAACGCAGCTTATAAAGATGTCTTCCTGGCCTTTACTGTAATGCTGGATGCAGAAGTGGAATTGCCATCCAGTGTCAGTCTAGGAAGAGTTGAGGAGATGGTTCAAGAGCACATAAAAAACAAGTTTGTCTCCTCTGACAAGTCCGCTATGTTTAATCAAATGGATGTTGACAAACTAGGTGGACTGTGGAGCCGAATTTCACATCTCATTTTGCCAGTGGCTGCAGAAAAGAAATTTGAAGAGCAGGGCTGTGGGGATTGGGACAATTCCACAAATTccttttaa
- the LOC113069927 gene encoding trichohyalin isoform X10 yields the protein MDREKDSKTERKGGPSGDILPDNARKEDDEDTGTPSCQPRDPVQKETDPGAESIHDRKEESVRSGEAEKKQTESLLNIPKTEDEEEEEEEEMASDKHEEEVKRDENVQPQITVPVNNKDTGKPSFQPPDPVQKETDPGSVSRYDRKEESVRSGEAEKKQTESLLNIPKTEDEEEEEEEEIASDKHEEELKRDENVQPQITVPVNNKDTGKPSFQPPDPVQKETDPGSVSRHDRKEESVRSGEAEKKQTESLLNIPKTEDEEKEEEEEEMASDKHEEEVKRDENVQPQITVPVNNKDTGKPSFQPPDPVQNETDPGSVSRHDRKEESVRSGEAEKKQTEKTTEKQHHSGTEPKIDREGEICRKPEKSEDLSGDSLSVNEPKEDGPSGDILPDDAQSLLNIPKTEDEEEEEEEEMASDKHEEELKRDENVQPQITVPVNNKDTGKPSFQPPDPVQKETDPGSVSRYDRKEESVRSGEAEKKQTEKTTEKQHHSGTEPKIDREGEICRKPEKSEDLSGDSLSVNEPKEDGPSGDILPDNAQSLLNIPRTEDEEKEEEEEMASDKHEEEVKRDDNVQPQITVPVNNKDTGKPSFQPPDPVQKETDPGSVSRHDRKEESVRSGEAEKKQTEKTTEKQHHSGTEPKIDREGEICRKPEKSEDLSGDSLSVNEPKEDGPSGDILPDDAQSLLNIPKTEDEEKEEEEEMASDKHEEEVKRDENVQPQITVPVNNKDTGKPSFQPPDPVQKETDPGSVSRHDRKEESVRSGEAEKKQTEKTTEKQHHSGTEPKIDREGEICRKPEKSEDLSGDSLSVNEPKEDGPSGDILPDNAQSLLNIPRTEDEEKEEGGEMASNKHEEEVKRDENVQPQITVPVNNKTIWTTAVVILIAVVCALCQRSPDSTSSKTKEVNVVDLFNQEMKKLETTFPNQHPELWRRSLIHLRRHLKMKNPTEPVSLILTSDRRAEKTLGCLALGLARAFSTAHNSSVLKINGKNKASQDSDQVKLDIDSELRKAFEGKKSAAVIHHFEELPPGSTLIFYRYCDHENAAYKDVFLAFTVMLDAEVELPSSVSLGRVEEMVQEHIKNKFVSSDKSAMFNQMDVDKLGGLWSRISHLILPVAAEKKFEEQGCGDWDNSTNSF from the exons ATGGACAGAGAAAAGGACAGTAAAACAGAGAGAAAAGGAG GCCCGTCAGGTGATATTTTGCCAGATAATGCACGTAAGGAAGATGATG AGGACACAGGAACGCCTTCCTGTCAACCTCGAGACCCTGTGCAGAAAGAAACTGACCCTGGGGCTGAGTCAATACATGATAGAAAAGAGGAAAGTGTGAGGAGCGGTGAAGCTGAGAAGAAACAaacag AATCCCTTCTTAATATCCCAaagactgaagatgaagaagaagaagaagaagaagagatggCAAGCGATAAACATGAGGAAGAAGTGAAGAGGGATGAGAACGTCCAACCACAGATCACTGTGCCAGTGAATAATA AGGACACAGGAAAGCCTTCCTTTCAACCTCCAGACCCTGTGCAGAAAGAAACTGACCCTGGGTCTGTGTCAAGATATGATAGAAAAGAGGAAAGTGTGAGGAGCGGTGAAGCTGAGAAGAAACAAacag AATCCCTTCTTAATATCCCAaagactgaagatgaagaagaagaagaagaagaagagatagCAAGCGATAAACATGAGGAAGAATTGAAGAGGGATGAGAACGTCCAACCACAGATCACTGTGCCAGTGAATAATA AGGACACAGGAAAGCCTTCCTTTCAACCTCCAGACCCTGTGCAGAAAGAAACTGACCCTGGGTCTGTGTCAAGACATGATAGAAAAGAGGAAAGTGTGAGGAGCGGTGAAGCTGAGAAGAAACAAACAG AATCCCTTCTTAATATCCCAaagactgaagatgaagaaaaagaagaagaagaagaagagatggCAAGCGATAAACATGAGGAAGAAGTGAAGAGGGATGAGAACGTCCAACCACAGATCACTGTGCCAGTGAATAATA AGGACACAGGAAAGCCTTCCTTTCAACCTCCAGACCCTGTGCAGAATGAAACTGACCCTGGGTCTGTGTCAAGACATGATAGAAAAGAGGAAAGTGTGAGGAGCGGTGAAGCTGAGAAGAAACAAacag AGAAGACGACTGAGAAACAACATCACTCTGGCACAGAACCAAAAATAGACAGGGAGGGAGAAATTTGCCGTAAACCTGAGAAAAGTGAAG ATCTGTCAGGTGATTCTTTGTCAGTTAATGAACCTAAAGAGGATG GCCCGTCAGGTGATATTTTGCCAGATGATGCAC AATCCCTTCTTAATATCCCAaagactgaagatgaagaagaagaagaagaagaagagatggCAAGCGATAAACATGAGGAAGAATTGAAGAGGGATGAGAACGTCCAACCACAGATCACTGTGCCAGTGAATAATA AGGACACAGGAAAGCCTTCCTTTCAACCTCCAGACCCTGTGCAGAAAGAAACTGACCCTGGGTCTGTGTCAAGATATGATAGAAAAGAGGAAAGTGTGAGGAGCGGTGAAGCTGAGAAGAAACAAacag AGAAGACGACTGAGAAACAACATCACTCTGGCACAGAACCAAAAATAGACAGGGAGGGAGAAATTTGCCGTAAACCTGAGAAAAGTGAAG ATCTGTCAGGTGATTCTTTGTCAGTTAATGAACCTAAAGAGGATG GCCCGTCAGGTGATATTTTGCCAGATAATGCAC AATCCCTTCTTAATATCCCaaggactgaagatgaagaaaaagaagaagaagaagagatggCAAGCGATAAACATGAGGAAGAAGTGAAGAGGGATGATAACGTCCAACCACAGATCACTGTGCCAGTGAATAATA AGGACACAGGAAAGCCTTCCTTTCAACCTCCAGACCCTGTGCAGAAAGAAACTGACCCTGGGTCTGTGTCAAGACATGATAGAAAAGAGGAAAGTGTGAGGAGCGGTGAAGCTGAGAAGAAACAAACAG AGAAGACGACTGAGAAACAACATCACTCTGGCACAGAACCAAAAATAGACAGGGAGGGAGAAATTTGCCGTAAACCTGAGAAAAGTGAAG ATCTGTCAGGTGATTCTTTGTCAGTTAATGAACCTAAAGAGGATG GCCCGTCAGGTGATATTTTGCCAGATGATGCAC AATCCCTTCTTAATATCCCAaagactgaagatgaagaaaaagaagaagaagaagagatggCAAGCGATAAACATGAGGAAGAAGTGAAGAGGGATGAGAACGTCCAACCACAGATCACTGTGCCAGTGAATAATA AGGACACAGGAAAGCCTTCCTTTCAACCTCCAGACCCTGTGCAGAAAGAAACTGACCCTGGGTCTGTGTCAAGACATGATAGAAAAGAGGAAAGTGTGAGGAGCGGTGAAGCTGAGAAGAAACAAACAG AGAAGACGACTGAGAAACAACATCACTCTGGCACAGAACCAAAAATAGACAGGGAGGGAGAAATTTGCCGTAAACCTGAGAAAAGTGAAG ATCTGTCAGGTGATTCTTTGTCAGTTAATGAACCTAAAGAGGATG GCCCGTCAGGTGATATTTTGCCAGATAATGCAC AATCCCTTCTTAATATCCCaaggactgaagatgaagaaaaagaagaaggagGAGAGATGGCAAGCAATAAACATGAGGAAGAAGTGAAGAGGGATGAGAACGTCCAACCACAGATCACTGTGCCAGTGAATAATA AAACTATTTGGACTACAGCTGTTGTCATTCTGATAGCTGTGGTTTGTGCATTATGTCAGCGTAGTCCTGACTCAACTTCATCTAAAACAAAGGAGGTTAATGTGGTGGACCTGTTCAATCAGGAAATGAAAAAACTTGAGACCACCTTTCCAAATCAGCATCCAGAGCTCTGGAGGAGGAGCCTTATTCATCTCAGGCGCCACCTAAAGATGAAGAACCCTACTGAACCCGTCAGCCTGATTCTGACATCCGACCGCAGAGCTGAAAAGACACTTGGTTGCCTGGCCCTAGGCTTGGCCAGAGCCTTTTCTACTGCCCATAATTCTTCAGTTCTGaagattaatggcaaaaacaaagCATCACAAGACAGCGATCAGGTCAAGCTGGACATTGATAGTGAATTGAGAAAAGCCTTTGAGGGTAAAAAGTCTGCTGCAGTTATCCACCATTTTGAGGAGCTTCCTCCTGGATCTACTCTTATCTTCTACCGTTACTGCGACCATGAGAACGCAGCTTATAAAGATGTCTTCCTGGCCTTTACTGTAATGCTGGATGCAGAAGTGGAATTGCCATCCAGTGTCAGTCTAGGAAGAGTTGAGGAGATGGTTCAAGAGCACATAAAAAACAAGTTTGTCTCCTCTGACAAGTCCGCTATGTTTAATCAAATGGATGTTGACAAACTAGGTGGACTGTGGAGCCGAATTTCACATCTCATTTTGCCAGTGGCTGCAGAAAAGAAATTTGAAGAGCAGGGCTGTGGGGATTGGGACAATTCCACAAATTccttttaa